A region from the Drosophila bipectinata strain 14024-0381.07 chromosome 3R, DbipHiC1v2, whole genome shotgun sequence genome encodes:
- the Ptp99A gene encoding tyrosine-protein phosphatase 99A isoform X9 gives MSGGREKHCSSPMLPAATATATSAAAATPRLLRRKSQRGNWFTKCFHAAYYYLDDPPHHPNAPQVDWEVPVKIGDEIRAAVPVNEFSKHVASLHADGDIGFSREYEAIQNECITDDLPCEHSQHPENKRKNRYLNITAYDHSRVHLHPTPGQKKNLDYINANFIDGYQKAHAFIGTQGPLPDTFDCFWRMIWEQRVAIIVMITNLVERGRRKCDMYWPKDGVETYGVIQVKLIEEEVMSTYTVRTLQIKHLKLKKKKQCNTEKLVYQYHYTNWPDHGTPDHPLPVLNFVKKSSAANPAEAGPIVVHCSAGVGRTGTYIVLDAMLKQIQQKNIVNVFGFLRHIRAQRNFLVQTEEQYIFLHDALVEAIASGETNLMSEQVEELKNCTPYLEQQYKNIIQFQPKDIHIASAMKQVNSIKNRGAIFPIEGSRVHLTPKPGEDGSDYINASWLHGFRRLRDFIVTQHPMTHTIKDFWQMVWDHNAQTIVLLSSLDDINFAQFWPDEATPIESDHYRVKYLNKTNKSDYVSRDFVIQSIQDDYELTVKMLHCPSWPEMSNPNSIYDFIVDVHERCNDYRNGPIVIVDRYGGAQACTFCAISSLAIEMEYCSTANVYQYAKLYHNKRPGVWTSSEDIRVIYNILSFLPGNLNLLKRTALRTEFEDVTTATPDLYSKICSNGNVPQHIILLQQQQHQQQQQQLQLQQQQQQQQQLQQQTTPTSCSISELNETVSPPTNDTNSSLLPILSLLPPTVVPLSNSSTPPPSPPSPQTIQLISPSDLSTPPVTTSTAIAATAATGATTATATPTTPTNITTLQPSLQLASPNSLTHTNANFHTVTNPAAELMELNYEQQQHQQQQMLALIQQQTQLQQQYNTHHHNVGDGSMEMPGNHNSLPEITTTAMPDISTPSPTMNNNNNNTNNNAITTTAATDAQNLDIVG, from the exons ATGTCAGGTGGCAGGGAAAAACACTGCAGCAGCCCCATGCTgccagcagcaactgcaacagcaacatcggcggcagcagcaacaccaaggTTGTTGCGCCGCAAATCGCAACGTGGAAATTGGTTTAC AAAGTGCTTCCATGCCGCCTACTACTATTTGGATGACCCGCCACATCACCCGAATGCCCCGCAAGTGGACTGGGAAGTGCCCGTCAAGATTGGCGATGAGATCCGGGCTGCGGTTCCTGTGAACGAGTTTTCGAAGCATGTGGCCTCCTTGCACGCCGATGGGGACATTGGATTCAGCCGGGAATACGAGGCAATCCAGAACGAGTGCATCACAGATGACCTGCCCTGCGAACACTCCCAGCACCCAGAGAACAAGCGCAAGAATCGTTACCTCAACATCACAGCCT ACGATCACAGCCGGGTTCACTTGCACCCAACTCCTGGCCAAAAGAAGAACTTGGACTACATCAACGCCAACTTCATCGACGGATATCAAAAAGCACACGCCTTCATTGGCACTCAGGGCCCGTTGCCCGATACCTTTGATTGCTTTTGGCGAATGATCTGGGAGCAGAGAGTGGCCATTATCGTGATGATTACCAATCTCGTGGAGCGAGGACGGCGAAAGTGCGACATGTACTGGCCCAAAGACGGAGTCGAAACCTATGGAGTGATCCAAGTCAAGCTAATCGAGGAGGAGGTCATGTCCACCTACACAGTCCGAACTCTTCAGATCAAGCATTTAAAG CTCAAGAAAAAGAAGCAGTGCAATACCGAGAAACTCGTCTACCAATATCATTACACCAACTGGCCGGATCATGGTACCCCCGATCATCCCCTGCCCGTATTGAACTTTGTCAAGAAATCCTCCGCCGCCAATCCCGCTGAGGCCGGACCCATAGTTGTGCACTGCAG cgCTGGCGTTGGTCGCACTGGCACCTACATTGTTCTGGACGCGATGCTGAAGCAAATCCAACAGAAGAATATCGTCAATGTTTTCGGCTTCCTCCGTCACATCCGGGCCCAGAGAAACTTTCTGGTGCAGACTGAGGAGCAGTACATATTCCTGCACGATGCTTTGGTTGAGGCTATCGCCTCCGGGGAAACAAACCTGATGTCGGAACAGGTGGAGGAGCTTAAGAATTGTACACCCTACTTGGAGCAGCAGTACAAGAACATCATCCAGTTCCAACCAAAGGACATACACATTGCCTCGGCCATGAAACAAGTCAACTCGATCAAGAATCGCGGTGCTATCTTCCCAATCGAGGGCAGTCGAGTGCACTTGACTCCCAAGCCGGGTGAGGATGGCAGCGATTATATCAACGCCTCCTGGTTACATGGCTTCAGGAGGTTGCGGGACTTCATAGTGACCCAGCACCCGATGACGCACACAATAAAAGACTTTTGGCAAATGGTCTGGGATCACAACGCACAGACCATCGTGCTGCTCTCCTCTCTGGATGATATA AACTTTGCCCAATTTTGGCCGGATGAGGCTACGCCCATTGAGAGTGATCACTATCGCGTCAAGTATCTAAACAAGACGAACAAGAGCGACTATGTGAGTCGCGATTTTGTCATCCAGTCGATACAGGATGACTACGAGCTGACGGTCAAAATGCTTCACTGTCCCAGCTGGCCGGAAATGTCCAATCCGAACAGCATCTACGATTTCATTGTGGATGTGCACGAGCGCTGCAATGACTATCGCAATGGACCAATCGTCATCGTTGATAG ATACGGTGGTGCTCAGGCCTGCACTTTCTGTGCGATCTCATCACTGGCCATCGAAATGGAGTACTGCAGCACGGCCAATGTGTACCAGTACGCCAAGCTGTATCATAACAAGCGGCCCGGAGTTTGGACCTCCAGCGAAGACATCCGTGTCATCTACAATATACTTTCATTTTTGCCTGGCAATTTGAACCTGCTGAAGCGCACGGCGCTTCGGACTGAATTCGAGGATGTGACAACGGCCACGCCGGATCTCTATAGCAAAATATGCAGCAATGGTAATGTTCCTCAGCATATCATACTcctccagcagcaacaacatcaacaacaacagcaacagttgcagctgcagcagcaacagcagcagcagcagcagctacaACAACAGACAACACCTACTTCTTGTAGCATAAGTGAACTCAATGAGACAGTCAGCCCACCTACAAACGATACTAATTCAAGCCTATTGCCCATTCTATCATTGTTACCGCCCACAGTTGTTCCATTATCCAATTCATccacaccaccaccatcaccaccatcCCCACAAACCATCCAATTGATATCGCCATCCGACCTGTCTACTCCCCCTGTCACAACATCAACAGCGATCGCAGCCACTGCTGCTACTGGCGCGacaacagcaactgcaacaccaACGACACCAACAAATATCACAACACTACAACCATCACTACAACTCGCATCCCCGAACAGTTTAACCCATACTAATGCCAATTTCCATACCGTTACTAATCCTGCTGCTGAATTGATGGAACTCAACtatgaacaacaacaacaccaacaacaacaaatgctGGCTCTGATCCAACAACAAACGCAACTTCAACAACAATACAATACGCACCATCACAACGTTGGTGATGGATCAATGGAAATGCCCGGAAATCACAATTCATTACCGGAAATAACCACAACCGCCATGCCGGATATTTCAACACCTTCACCCACGAtgaacaacaataataacaacacgAATAATAATGCAATCACAACCACAGCAGCGACAGATGCTCAAAACTTAGATATTGTAGGCTAA
- the Ptp99A gene encoding tyrosine-protein phosphatase 99A isoform X8, translating into MSGGREKHCSSPMLPAATATATSAAAATPRLLRRKSQRGNWFTRKCFHAAYYYLDDPPHHPNAPQVDWEVPVKIGDEIRAAVPVNEFSKHVASLHADGDIGFSREYEAIQNECITDDLPCEHSQHPENKRKNRYLNITAYDHSRVHLHPTPGQKKNLDYINANFIDGYQKAHAFIGTQGPLPDTFDCFWRMIWEQRVAIIVMITNLVERGRRKCDMYWPKDGVETYGVIQVKLIEEEVMSTYTVRTLQIKHLKLKKKKQCNTEKLVYQYHYTNWPDHGTPDHPLPVLNFVKKSSAANPAEAGPIVVHCSAGVGRTGTYIVLDAMLKQIQQKNIVNVFGFLRHIRAQRNFLVQTEEQYIFLHDALVEAIASGETNLMSEQVEELKNCTPYLEQQYKNIIQFQPKDIHIASAMKQVNSIKNRGAIFPIEGSRVHLTPKPGEDGSDYINASWLHGFRRLRDFIVTQHPMTHTIKDFWQMVWDHNAQTIVLLSSLDDINFAQFWPDEATPIESDHYRVKYLNKTNKSDYVSRDFVIQSIQDDYELTVKMLHCPSWPEMSNPNSIYDFIVDVHERCNDYRNGPIVIVDRYGGAQACTFCAISSLAIEMEYCSTANVYQYAKLYHNKRPGVWTSSEDIRVIYNILSFLPGNLNLLKRTALRTEFEDVTTATPDLYSKICSNGNVPQHIILLQQQQHQQQQQQLQLQQQQQQQQQLQQQTTPTSCSISELNETVSPPTNDTNSSLLPILSLLPPTVVPLSNSSTPPPSPPSPQTIQLISPSDLSTPPVTTSTAIAATAATGATTATATPTTPTNITTLQPSLQLASPNSLTHTNANFHTVTNPAAELMELNYEQQQHQQQQMLALIQQQTQLQQQYNTHHHNVGDGSMEMPGNHNSLPEITTTAMPDISTPSPTMNNNNNNTNNNAITTTAATDAQNLDIVG; encoded by the exons ATGTCAGGTGGCAGGGAAAAACACTGCAGCAGCCCCATGCTgccagcagcaactgcaacagcaacatcggcggcagcagcaacaccaaggTTGTTGCGCCGCAAATCGCAACGTGGAAATTGGTTTAC CAGAAAGTGCTTCCATGCCGCCTACTACTATTTGGATGACCCGCCACATCACCCGAATGCCCCGCAAGTGGACTGGGAAGTGCCCGTCAAGATTGGCGATGAGATCCGGGCTGCGGTTCCTGTGAACGAGTTTTCGAAGCATGTGGCCTCCTTGCACGCCGATGGGGACATTGGATTCAGCCGGGAATACGAGGCAATCCAGAACGAGTGCATCACAGATGACCTGCCCTGCGAACACTCCCAGCACCCAGAGAACAAGCGCAAGAATCGTTACCTCAACATCACAGCCT ACGATCACAGCCGGGTTCACTTGCACCCAACTCCTGGCCAAAAGAAGAACTTGGACTACATCAACGCCAACTTCATCGACGGATATCAAAAAGCACACGCCTTCATTGGCACTCAGGGCCCGTTGCCCGATACCTTTGATTGCTTTTGGCGAATGATCTGGGAGCAGAGAGTGGCCATTATCGTGATGATTACCAATCTCGTGGAGCGAGGACGGCGAAAGTGCGACATGTACTGGCCCAAAGACGGAGTCGAAACCTATGGAGTGATCCAAGTCAAGCTAATCGAGGAGGAGGTCATGTCCACCTACACAGTCCGAACTCTTCAGATCAAGCATTTAAAG CTCAAGAAAAAGAAGCAGTGCAATACCGAGAAACTCGTCTACCAATATCATTACACCAACTGGCCGGATCATGGTACCCCCGATCATCCCCTGCCCGTATTGAACTTTGTCAAGAAATCCTCCGCCGCCAATCCCGCTGAGGCCGGACCCATAGTTGTGCACTGCAG cgCTGGCGTTGGTCGCACTGGCACCTACATTGTTCTGGACGCGATGCTGAAGCAAATCCAACAGAAGAATATCGTCAATGTTTTCGGCTTCCTCCGTCACATCCGGGCCCAGAGAAACTTTCTGGTGCAGACTGAGGAGCAGTACATATTCCTGCACGATGCTTTGGTTGAGGCTATCGCCTCCGGGGAAACAAACCTGATGTCGGAACAGGTGGAGGAGCTTAAGAATTGTACACCCTACTTGGAGCAGCAGTACAAGAACATCATCCAGTTCCAACCAAAGGACATACACATTGCCTCGGCCATGAAACAAGTCAACTCGATCAAGAATCGCGGTGCTATCTTCCCAATCGAGGGCAGTCGAGTGCACTTGACTCCCAAGCCGGGTGAGGATGGCAGCGATTATATCAACGCCTCCTGGTTACATGGCTTCAGGAGGTTGCGGGACTTCATAGTGACCCAGCACCCGATGACGCACACAATAAAAGACTTTTGGCAAATGGTCTGGGATCACAACGCACAGACCATCGTGCTGCTCTCCTCTCTGGATGATATA AACTTTGCCCAATTTTGGCCGGATGAGGCTACGCCCATTGAGAGTGATCACTATCGCGTCAAGTATCTAAACAAGACGAACAAGAGCGACTATGTGAGTCGCGATTTTGTCATCCAGTCGATACAGGATGACTACGAGCTGACGGTCAAAATGCTTCACTGTCCCAGCTGGCCGGAAATGTCCAATCCGAACAGCATCTACGATTTCATTGTGGATGTGCACGAGCGCTGCAATGACTATCGCAATGGACCAATCGTCATCGTTGATAG ATACGGTGGTGCTCAGGCCTGCACTTTCTGTGCGATCTCATCACTGGCCATCGAAATGGAGTACTGCAGCACGGCCAATGTGTACCAGTACGCCAAGCTGTATCATAACAAGCGGCCCGGAGTTTGGACCTCCAGCGAAGACATCCGTGTCATCTACAATATACTTTCATTTTTGCCTGGCAATTTGAACCTGCTGAAGCGCACGGCGCTTCGGACTGAATTCGAGGATGTGACAACGGCCACGCCGGATCTCTATAGCAAAATATGCAGCAATGGTAATGTTCCTCAGCATATCATACTcctccagcagcaacaacatcaacaacaacagcaacagttgcagctgcagcagcaacagcagcagcagcagcagctacaACAACAGACAACACCTACTTCTTGTAGCATAAGTGAACTCAATGAGACAGTCAGCCCACCTACAAACGATACTAATTCAAGCCTATTGCCCATTCTATCATTGTTACCGCCCACAGTTGTTCCATTATCCAATTCATccacaccaccaccatcaccaccatcCCCACAAACCATCCAATTGATATCGCCATCCGACCTGTCTACTCCCCCTGTCACAACATCAACAGCGATCGCAGCCACTGCTGCTACTGGCGCGacaacagcaactgcaacaccaACGACACCAACAAATATCACAACACTACAACCATCACTACAACTCGCATCCCCGAACAGTTTAACCCATACTAATGCCAATTTCCATACCGTTACTAATCCTGCTGCTGAATTGATGGAACTCAACtatgaacaacaacaacaccaacaacaacaaatgctGGCTCTGATCCAACAACAAACGCAACTTCAACAACAATACAATACGCACCATCACAACGTTGGTGATGGATCAATGGAAATGCCCGGAAATCACAATTCATTACCGGAAATAACCACAACCGCCATGCCGGATATTTCAACACCTTCACCCACGAtgaacaacaataataacaacacgAATAATAATGCAATCACAACCACAGCAGCGACAGATGCTCAAAACTTAGATATTGTAGGCTAA